The Fervidibacillus albus genome contains a region encoding:
- a CDS encoding DUF58 domain-containing protein yields the protein MKKLSIRTKKFFQLFVLVVLVVASFSYAMFQGGFVSWFLFGAFSPFALYSILIRFIPIKNWSVKRELKQREYQAGDAMTVELQLSRPNWFPILFLVIEEEISEKFRIRTGQSLKFIVYPLFKKTFTYRYTINRLPRGEYEFSSVNLKTGDIFGFITRENRFPQIHKIFVYPSYVDFVYEPFESKFEMGKTATKDKVQRDTTMAISVREYEQGDRFSWIHWKASARKNDILTKEFEQRQSHDILIVMDRTESIDFELLVTFVASAVRAIIKKGAQVGLVSHGEQRSFIPVRGGDSHLRRLFYHLAAVEDDQPVSFSKVIELEKLLLWRSQMILFITTTWSKEVIDQIGSLLSKKVTPVLFVVKPKLSKMTVEEQRLDDLAKQRGILAKTIYEGDFVRSFVRGTW from the coding sequence ATGAAAAAACTATCGATACGAACGAAAAAATTTTTTCAGCTATTTGTATTAGTCGTTCTAGTCGTTGCAAGTTTTTCCTATGCTATGTTTCAAGGTGGCTTTGTCAGTTGGTTTTTATTCGGTGCGTTTTCTCCCTTCGCCCTTTATTCTATACTCATTCGTTTCATTCCAATAAAAAATTGGTCTGTGAAACGTGAATTAAAACAACGGGAATACCAAGCAGGGGATGCGATGACCGTAGAACTTCAATTGAGTCGTCCAAATTGGTTTCCAATCCTTTTTTTAGTCATTGAAGAGGAAATTTCTGAAAAATTCCGTATCCGAACCGGTCAATCGTTGAAGTTTATCGTATACCCGTTATTTAAAAAAACGTTTACGTACCGCTATACAATTAACCGTTTGCCCCGGGGTGAATATGAGTTTTCTTCAGTTAATTTGAAAACGGGCGATATATTCGGGTTTATTACGAGGGAGAACCGTTTCCCACAAATTCATAAAATATTTGTCTATCCTTCCTATGTAGATTTCGTATATGAACCTTTTGAAAGCAAATTCGAAATGGGAAAAACGGCAACGAAGGACAAAGTACAACGGGATACGACGATGGCCATTAGCGTTCGGGAATATGAACAAGGAGATCGTTTTTCGTGGATTCATTGGAAAGCTTCTGCGCGAAAAAACGACATTTTAACGAAGGAATTTGAACAAAGACAATCCCACGACATTCTCATCGTTATGGACCGGACGGAAAGTATTGATTTCGAATTACTCGTCACCTTCGTAGCATCGGCCGTTCGTGCAATCATTAAAAAAGGCGCTCAAGTTGGACTCGTTTCCCACGGAGAACAACGGAGTTTTATTCCGGTTCGCGGGGGAGATTCCCATCTGCGTAGGCTATTTTATCATTTGGCGGCAGTGGAAGATGATCAGCCTGTTTCTTTTTCGAAAGTAATCGAATTGGAAAAGTTGTTGCTATGGAGAAGTCAAATGATTCTTTTCATTACAACGACGTGGTCGAAAGAGGTCATCGATCAAATCGGCTCCCTGCTGTCGAAAAAAGTCACTCCTGTTTTATTTGTCGTGAAACCAAAATTGAGTAAAATGACAGTCGAAGAACAGAGACTGGATGATTTGGCGAAACAGAGGGGAATTTTAGCAAAAACAATTTACGAAGGAGATTTCGTTCGAAGTTTTGTAAGGGGGACGTGGTAA
- a CDS encoding glycosyltransferase family 2 protein → MVKYSIIIPVYNEESVIRETYTRLKMVMDQTDGSYELLFVNDGSDDDTLKIIKELAYYDGSVKYLDFSRNFGHQIAITAGMDYAAGEAIVIIDADLQDPPELILEMIQKWEDGYDVVYAKRTRRKGETLFKKITAHLFYRLLRAATDIDIPVDTGDFRLIDRKVCNLLVEMRERNRFVRGLVSWVGFKQTAIEYERDERFAGESKYPLKKMMRFSLDGLTSFSYKPLKLASILGFLLSFGSIIGMMFIVYLKLFTELTVTGWSSLLITILFFNGVILIILGLIGEYIGRIYDEVKNRPLYILKDQLRVYERREREKEHANH, encoded by the coding sequence ATGGTAAAATATTCGATTATTATTCCCGTATATAATGAAGAATCCGTTATTCGTGAAACATATACACGGTTAAAAATGGTTATGGATCAAACGGATGGATCGTATGAATTGTTGTTTGTTAATGATGGAAGTGATGACGATACGCTAAAAATTATAAAGGAACTAGCCTACTATGACGGCTCTGTAAAATATTTAGATTTCTCAAGAAATTTTGGTCATCAAATTGCAATAACCGCTGGAATGGACTATGCCGCCGGGGAAGCAATCGTAATTATCGATGCAGATTTACAGGATCCCCCTGAATTGATTTTAGAAATGATTCAAAAATGGGAAGACGGATATGATGTTGTATATGCAAAGCGAACGAGACGAAAGGGAGAAACTTTATTTAAAAAAATAACCGCACATTTATTTTACCGACTATTACGGGCAGCCACAGATATTGATATTCCTGTTGATACGGGGGATTTCCGTCTAATCGACCGAAAAGTATGTAATCTCCTCGTTGAAATGAGGGAACGGAATCGATTTGTAAGGGGGCTTGTCAGTTGGGTAGGGTTTAAACAGACAGCAATCGAATATGAACGGGACGAACGTTTTGCGGGTGAATCGAAATACCCATTAAAAAAAATGATGCGTTTTTCATTAGATGGGCTGACTTCTTTTTCATATAAACCGCTAAAATTAGCGAGCATCCTCGGGTTCCTTCTCTCATTCGGTAGCATTATAGGAATGATGTTTATTGTGTATTTAAAATTATTTACCGAGCTAACGGTTACCGGGTGGTCATCACTTCTTATAACCATTCTTTTTTTTAACGGTGTGATACTGATAATTCTCGGTCTAATCGGAGAATACATTGGTAGAATATATGACGAGGTGAAAAACCGTCCCCTGTATATACTAAAAGATCAACTACGGGTCTATGAACGACGGGAAAGGGAAAAGGAACATGCGAACCATTAA
- a CDS encoding transglutaminase TgpA family protein, producing the protein MVMKKKSLEIFILYTIAFLLTWEWLRPLNTITHFLSMNIFLFFLILTFSYYFLNVPIYIRLIANSIYIFVAITIVHFQVSIFSGEALFLFIQSIINNGIHIFRAEWVEITDPFRTLLFFILLWLLVYLLNYWITVKMRLFYFLLFTVLFLIIMDTFFPYNAKFAIIRTFILGFFALGLLNFYRMINKNQVSITKRLKKKWIFLLGSVILLSTTVGIVVPKADPIWPDPIPFIKSYAEHHFIGSGGKKIQKVGYDEDDSRLGGPFIQDNSPVFIARSSDPQYWRVETKDVYTGKGWEKSEERKAITSFNDSIQMNSVRNEFLSEEAQLANVEYVDEVNHIIYPYGIYKLYTNVTDSENLDKSFGIDKLNEKFYWTEIMPSNYYTSYNPPSFEIYRLRELSESNYDGAVSESFYEQYTQLPETLPERVTDLAIQLTEEESNWYDKAKAIEQYLQSYEFTYDTVNVAIPDEDEDYVDQFLFETKTGYCDNFSTSMVVMLRSIGVPARWVKGYTPGLKVEEGNDKLDRYVITNNNAHSWVEAYLPNIGWVPFEPTKGFESPVDFYYDLSRVETESSEGETAENSQTPELDNQQSENDSEMDEETSDSEQTEEHITFSQMLLQYKNQLIGTLITVALVAVLMYLFRRKWIPYWLIFKHRKNQDDASFAQAYIGLLKQLKRFGLEKEEGETLRNFAKRVDKFFTGDDMIQLTFAYERFIYRQEDNPSGWNDLRKKWIRLLKRTK; encoded by the coding sequence ATGGTTATGAAGAAAAAAAGCTTGGAAATATTCATTCTCTATACCATCGCCTTCCTCTTAACTTGGGAATGGCTCAGACCACTCAATACGATTACCCATTTTTTGAGCATGAACATATTTTTATTCTTTTTAATTTTGACTTTCAGCTACTATTTTCTTAATGTACCGATATATATTCGTTTAATCGCCAATAGCATCTATATTTTCGTCGCCATTACGATCGTTCACTTTCAAGTATCTATTTTTAGCGGTGAAGCGTTGTTTTTGTTTATACAGAGTATTATTAATAACGGAATACATATTTTTCGTGCCGAATGGGTAGAAATTACCGATCCCTTCCGAACGCTGTTGTTTTTCATATTGCTTTGGTTACTCGTCTATTTATTAAACTATTGGATTACCGTAAAAATGCGACTGTTCTATTTTCTTTTGTTTACCGTTTTATTTTTAATAATCATGGACACGTTTTTCCCGTATAATGCAAAATTCGCAATCATTCGCACATTTATACTTGGCTTTTTTGCTTTAGGTTTATTGAATTTTTACCGGATGATAAATAAAAATCAAGTATCGATTACGAAACGTCTAAAGAAGAAATGGATTTTTCTGTTAGGTTCTGTCATTTTATTAAGTACGACAGTCGGAATCGTGGTTCCAAAGGCAGACCCCATTTGGCCCGATCCGATTCCATTCATCAAATCGTACGCAGAACACCATTTTATTGGGAGCGGTGGGAAGAAGATACAAAAAGTTGGTTACGATGAAGATGATTCCCGCCTTGGTGGACCGTTTATTCAAGATAACTCTCCCGTATTTATCGCCCGTTCCTCCGATCCCCAATATTGGAGAGTAGAAACGAAGGATGTCTATACGGGAAAGGGATGGGAAAAATCGGAGGAAAGAAAAGCGATAACATCGTTTAACGATTCTATCCAAATGAATAGCGTGAGAAATGAGTTTTTAAGTGAAGAAGCACAGCTTGCAAATGTGGAGTATGTCGATGAAGTAAATCATATTATTTATCCATATGGGATTTATAAACTATATACGAACGTCACAGATTCCGAAAACTTAGATAAATCCTTTGGGATCGATAAATTAAATGAAAAGTTTTACTGGACAGAAATCATGCCTTCGAATTATTATACTTCTTATAATCCACCTTCCTTTGAAATCTATCGTTTACGTGAATTAAGTGAATCGAATTACGACGGAGCGGTTTCTGAATCTTTTTATGAGCAGTATACCCAACTTCCAGAAACACTGCCAGAACGGGTTACGGATTTAGCTATACAGTTAACCGAGGAAGAAAGTAATTGGTATGACAAAGCGAAGGCAATTGAGCAATATTTGCAAAGCTATGAGTTCACTTACGACACGGTAAATGTTGCGATTCCAGACGAAGATGAGGATTATGTCGATCAATTTTTGTTTGAAACGAAAACCGGTTATTGTGACAATTTTTCAACATCGATGGTCGTCATGTTGAGATCGATTGGCGTTCCTGCAAGATGGGTGAAGGGATATACACCGGGTTTAAAAGTAGAAGAAGGCAATGATAAGTTGGATCGCTACGTCATTACGAATAACAATGCCCATTCTTGGGTGGAAGCGTACTTACCTAATATCGGCTGGGTCCCCTTTGAACCGACAAAAGGATTTGAAAGCCCAGTAGACTTTTACTATGATCTTTCTCGAGTAGAGACGGAATCATCAGAAGGCGAAACGGCGGAAAATTCCCAAACACCGGAATTGGATAATCAACAGTCGGAAAATGATTCGGAAATGGATGAAGAAACGTCTGACTCCGAACAAACGGAGGAACACATTACATTTAGCCAAATGTTACTCCAGTATAAAAATCAACTCATTGGTACGTTGATTACCGTTGCCCTCGTCGCCGTTCTTATGTATTTGTTCCGTAGAAAATGGATTCCGTATTGGCTCATCTTCAAACATCGAAAGAATCAAGACGATGCATCCTTTGCTCAAGCTTACATCGGTTTATTGAAGCAGTTGAAGCGGTTCGGGCTTGAAAAAGAGGAAGGGGAAACGTTACGGAATTTTGCTAAGCGGGTAGATAAATTTTTTACAGGCGATGACATGATTCAACTGACTTTCGCCTATGAACGCTTTATATATCGACAAGAAGACAATCCATCCGGTTGGAATGATTTGCGGAAAAAATGGATTCGGCTATTGAAACGAACGAAATGA
- a CDS encoding lipase family alpha/beta hydrolase, translating into MTKIVRFLMIVVLFCTLPVQTFAGSFGKGEPTTNPGEWYEGEIPARVDPNKAPILFVHGLNSSSATWTDSNDMDEIAYQNGYQTAYINLYPTRNMWDNGQLLADVIEEMYDHFGKKLVIVAHSKGGVDTQSALVHYGAHPYVQRVITLSSPHQGSELADLAYSSWAGWLADILGSKNDATYSLQTGYMENFRQQTDAHPNVQKVPFYTLAGTKWGSFGSSLYWGGLYLSTYGENDGAVTVARSRLNYGNELAVGDWNHTTIKEGSSIFNYISPYFQLQGITDVTNQRNAFEYQLDEREARPNLQTYYRGGHYKGKVEETFYVEDGVKEMTVNWLSEKKDTDIVLLDPNGNTITDFSVTVDESPIFQGAYVYQRSINKPVPGKWKIIAVQKEEHYLMNIVFDSSLNEDLVVKAYGGNELKISVSANSYKRNSGLMTANISLEYMDVKNKRVERAMIKKDAKTREIRVNPFGDGIYNVTIDIEGKTVNGYPFNRTVVTSVYAGKTTVQ; encoded by the coding sequence TTGACAAAAATCGTCCGATTTCTCATGATTGTTGTCCTTTTTTGTACACTTCCTGTTCAAACTTTTGCTGGCTCTTTTGGAAAGGGAGAACCGACGACAAATCCGGGGGAATGGTATGAAGGGGAGATTCCAGCAAGGGTCGATCCGAATAAAGCACCGATTCTGTTTGTCCACGGATTGAACAGTTCATCGGCAACTTGGACCGATTCCAACGATATGGATGAAATCGCCTATCAAAACGGTTATCAGACGGCATATATCAATTTATATCCGACTCGGAACATGTGGGATAACGGACAATTGCTTGCAGATGTCATTGAAGAAATGTACGACCATTTTGGGAAGAAACTTGTCATCGTTGCCCATAGTAAAGGTGGAGTTGACACTCAATCGGCTCTCGTTCATTATGGGGCCCATCCTTACGTCCAACGGGTCATCACTTTATCATCACCTCATCAAGGATCGGAATTAGCTGATCTTGCCTACAGTTCATGGGCTGGGTGGCTAGCTGATATTCTCGGAAGTAAAAATGACGCTACGTATTCGTTACAAACGGGGTATATGGAAAATTTTCGTCAACAAACCGACGCACATCCGAACGTTCAAAAGGTGCCCTTTTATACGCTGGCAGGGACAAAATGGGGATCCTTCGGCAGTTCCCTTTATTGGGGCGGTTTATATTTAAGCACGTACGGAGAAAATGATGGAGCTGTAACGGTTGCACGTTCAAGACTGAATTATGGGAATGAGCTTGCTGTCGGCGATTGGAATCATACAACGATTAAAGAAGGGAGTTCTATATTTAACTATATTTCTCCTTATTTCCAATTACAAGGGATTACAGATGTAACCAATCAAAGAAATGCATTTGAATACCAATTAGATGAAAGGGAGGCAAGGCCGAACTTGCAAACTTATTACCGTGGGGGGCACTATAAAGGAAAAGTAGAGGAAACGTTTTATGTGGAAGATGGGGTAAAGGAAATGACGGTCAATTGGCTGAGTGAAAAAAAGGATACAGATATCGTATTGCTCGATCCAAATGGAAATACGATTACGGATTTTTCTGTGACTGTGGACGAATCACCAATTTTTCAAGGGGCTTATGTATATCAACGCTCGATTAACAAACCGGTTCCAGGAAAATGGAAGATCATTGCCGTTCAAAAGGAAGAACATTACTTAATGAACATCGTCTTTGATAGTTCTTTAAACGAAGATTTAGTCGTGAAGGCTTACGGTGGAAATGAATTGAAAATTTCCGTTTCCGCCAATTCGTATAAACGGAATTCCGGTTTGATGACAGCAAATATCTCTTTGGAATATATGGATGTGAAAAACAAGCGAGTCGAACGGGCAATGATTAAAAAAGATGCAAAAACGAGAGAAATTCGCGTGAATCCTTTTGGGGACGGAATTTATAACGTGACGATTGATATTGAAGGGAAGACAGTCAATGGTTATCCGTTCAATCGGACGGTCGTTACATCGGTATATGCGGGGAAAACAACTGTTCAATAA
- a CDS encoding GtrA family protein: MRTIKHQLEIFLRFITVGIGNSLVDFGVFVVLTQFGVYYLIAHFFSYGAGMVNSFVWNRIWTFQVKTKTNSKEMARFFIVNAFSAFFSFILLYIFKQNEGFPLIFSKLFATIGGMIINFIGTRTWVFKQI, translated from the coding sequence ATGCGAACCATTAAACACCAACTAGAAATTTTCTTGCGTTTCATTACGGTCGGTATAGGAAATTCCCTCGTTGATTTTGGTGTATTCGTTGTTCTTACCCAATTTGGAGTTTACTATTTAATCGCCCATTTTTTTTCCTATGGAGCAGGAATGGTGAATAGTTTCGTTTGGAATCGAATTTGGACGTTTCAAGTAAAAACGAAAACGAATTCGAAAGAAATGGCTCGGTTTTTTATCGTTAACGCTTTTTCTGCTTTCTTTTCTTTCATTCTTTTATATATTTTCAAACAAAACGAAGGATTCCCTTTAATATTCAGTAAATTATTCGCTACAATTGGAGGAATGATCATTAATTTTATTGGCACCCGCACCTGGGTATTTAAACAAATATAA
- a CDS encoding AAA family ATPase produces MNGQPMHPKLSKIIENIEKVIVGKRREAILSLTALLAEGHVLIEDIPGVGKTMLVKTLAKSVNASFKRIQFTPDLLPSDVLGVSIYNQKEMEFEFRPGPIMGNIILADEINRTSPKTQSALLEGMEEGNVTIDGHTYTLPKPFFVMATQNPIEYEGTYPLPEAQLDRFLLKMKMGYPTIDEEMEVLTRAHHNTTVETIEPVITVDELIQLQEEAKKVFIDETVKEYIINIATQTRNHHQLYLGVSPRGSIALMKAAKAYAFLNGRDFVLPDDVQFLAPHILSHRLLLRSEAKYEGVTEEEVIFSILNRVKVPIQRFVKR; encoded by the coding sequence ATGAACGGACAACCGATGCATCCGAAATTAAGCAAGATTATCGAAAACATTGAAAAAGTTATCGTCGGAAAAAGAAGAGAAGCCATTTTAAGTTTGACGGCTCTTTTAGCAGAAGGACATGTACTAATAGAAGATATTCCTGGAGTAGGAAAAACGATGCTCGTCAAAACGTTAGCCAAATCGGTGAATGCATCATTTAAACGAATTCAATTTACCCCGGACCTTCTTCCATCCGATGTGTTAGGGGTTTCAATTTATAATCAAAAAGAAATGGAATTTGAATTTCGTCCTGGTCCGATTATGGGAAATATCATTTTAGCTGATGAAATTAATCGGACATCCCCGAAAACTCAGTCCGCATTGCTTGAAGGAATGGAGGAAGGGAACGTCACCATTGATGGGCATACATATACGTTACCGAAGCCGTTTTTCGTAATGGCAACGCAAAATCCGATTGAATACGAAGGTACATATCCGCTTCCAGAGGCCCAATTAGACCGGTTTTTGCTTAAAATGAAAATGGGTTACCCGACTATCGATGAGGAAATGGAAGTTTTAACCCGTGCCCATCATAATACGACCGTTGAAACGATTGAACCGGTTATTACCGTTGATGAATTAATTCAACTTCAAGAAGAGGCGAAAAAGGTTTTCATCGATGAGACGGTGAAAGAGTACATTATTAACATCGCCACGCAAACGAGGAACCATCATCAATTGTATTTAGGGGTCAGTCCTCGGGGATCGATTGCGTTAATGAAGGCTGCTAAAGCGTATGCTTTCTTGAACGGTCGGGATTTCGTATTACCAGATGACGTTCAATTTTTAGCACCACATATTTTATCCCATCGCCTTCTTTTGCGTTCTGAAGCGAAGTACGAAGGCGTGACAGAGGAAGAAGTTATCTTTTCTATATTAAACCGTGTGAAAGTTCCGATTCAAAGGTTTGTGAAACGATGA